A single genomic interval of Metabacillus sp. FJAT-52054 harbors:
- a CDS encoding type II toxin-antitoxin system PemK/MazF family toxin: MANEEKDMETLKTEKEADIREWTERKIVVSKQWIEEEETQKGRNFIRGGIYMCELGENIGNEQGEVRPVIVISNDLINTTSGNVFIVPLTKNLKKKVKRDGNRQVIRDTNGRVVYLDVPKMQSHYFLRKSKYDFLTHDSAAMTEVSRAVSKIRITTHLGTISDSDLEKISTRLEWVMGIRKSNRKS, translated from the coding sequence ATGGCTAACGAAGAAAAAGACATGGAAACACTTAAGACAGAAAAAGAGGCAGACATAAGGGAATGGACCGAAAGGAAAATTGTGGTTTCTAAGCAATGGATAGAAGAAGAAGAGACACAGAAAGGTCGTAATTTTATAAGAGGCGGCATTTACATGTGTGAGTTAGGAGAAAACATCGGAAATGAACAAGGAGAAGTTCGTCCGGTTATCGTTATCTCAAATGACTTGATTAACACGACATCCGGAAATGTGTTTATCGTTCCTTTGACCAAAAACCTCAAAAAGAAGGTTAAAAGAGATGGAAATAGGCAGGTCATAAGGGATACGAACGGCAGAGTGGTTTATCTGGATGTACCTAAAATGCAAAGTCATTACTTTCTTAGGAAGAGTAAATATGATTTTCTGACACATGATTCGGCTGCGATGACTGAGGTATCAAGAGCTGTTAGTAAGATAAGGATCACAACGCACCTTGGAACTATTTCTGATAGTGATTTGGAGAAAATCTCAACCCGTCTTGAATGGGTAATGGGGATCAGGAAGAGCAACCGTAAAAGTTAA